The Caulifigura coniformis genome includes a region encoding these proteins:
- a CDS encoding RNA polymerase sigma factor → MSERTITDVLQGDLSDNDNIRWLYDQLIAEVEASVEKHLPEELNSRVTARAMAETSLRRAIERAKRDQAYIQSSDVFRALLFRIAQRVRCNAIRYEKAKQRDARRDVGGSDAVVHVTRDVIAPDEKAAMREVVRATISELLNEDEIERMLHNLLGLVVGMNAAEIEDVLSRHPERFKGYRQPTIRSQIKRARDRVREAVNPE, encoded by the coding sequence ATGTCCGAACGCACGATCACCGATGTCCTCCAGGGCGATCTCAGCGACAACGACAACATTCGCTGGCTCTACGACCAGCTGATTGCGGAGGTCGAGGCCTCGGTCGAAAAGCACCTCCCAGAAGAACTCAACAGCCGAGTCACCGCGAGGGCGATGGCGGAAACGTCGTTGCGTCGAGCCATCGAGCGTGCGAAGCGAGACCAAGCCTATATTCAGAGTTCTGATGTGTTTCGCGCGCTGTTGTTCCGAATCGCCCAGCGCGTTCGGTGCAATGCGATTCGATACGAGAAGGCGAAACAACGGGATGCGCGGCGCGATGTCGGTGGCTCAGACGCGGTGGTGCACGTCACCCGAGATGTGATCGCTCCCGATGAAAAGGCGGCGATGCGAGAAGTGGTCCGGGCCACGATCAGCGAGCTGCTCAATGAAGACGAGATCGAGCGAATGCTGCACAATCTGCTCGGGTTGGTCGTTGGCATGAACGCCGCGGAGATCGAGGATGTCCTGAGCCGTCACCCGGAGCGATTCAAGGGCTATCGACAACCGACAATCCGGTCCCAGATCAAGCGGGCTCGAGACCGAGTCCGAGAAGCCGTGAATCCCGAGTAA
- a CDS encoding DUF6573 family protein: MDDLLHAYTRKEAIADGVLIDVSHTAEEAGFRYPVALTSGVWAECVRVPEEVSYQDESGRLWDILTMLRYFIQKDPNQSLVRFIVQVQNDERPPQPVHLKALCGPGDNGEPVITVLLPHED; encoded by the coding sequence ATGGATGACCTACTTCATGCCTACACCCGGAAAGAAGCCATCGCGGACGGCGTCTTGATCGACGTCAGCCACACGGCCGAGGAAGCAGGGTTTCGGTATCCGGTCGCTCTCACATCGGGCGTCTGGGCCGAGTGTGTTCGCGTTCCGGAAGAGGTTTCCTACCAGGATGAATCGGGCCGATTGTGGGACATTCTCACAATGCTGCGCTACTTCATTCAGAAGGATCCGAATCAGAGCCTGGTCCGGTTCATCGTGCAGGTGCAGAACGATGAACGTCCCCCGCAACCCGTGCACCTCAAGGCCTTGTGTGGCCCCGGTGACAACGGCGAGCCCGTCATCACCGTCCTGCTGCCTCACGAAGACTGA
- a CDS encoding ParA family protein produces the protein MKLVFANSKGGVGKSTLAVHAAVWLRDRGFSTCVLDLDPQRSSAAWIAEVAPDITVHIADTPEECLLKVQIASEQGDLLVMDAPGGLDELTRAAMMMADVALLPITPSILDLRSVQTATNTLRYAQQLNGGRPEGVLILNRMKSRDSISRDLKEAALSLGVTVARTSVRDLQAFRDAPQQGTVVSRMGRRAASSAAEIDALFDELLGTRIRKLQEQMVVNREVGNG, from the coding sequence ATGAAACTCGTCTTCGCAAATTCCAAAGGTGGTGTCGGCAAAAGCACGCTGGCTGTGCACGCGGCCGTGTGGCTCCGCGACCGAGGCTTTTCAACCTGCGTTCTGGATCTCGACCCGCAGCGCAGCTCGGCCGCCTGGATCGCCGAAGTCGCCCCCGACATCACGGTTCACATCGCTGACACGCCGGAGGAATGCCTCTTAAAGGTCCAAATTGCCTCGGAGCAGGGCGATCTCCTGGTAATGGATGCTCCGGGCGGGCTCGATGAATTGACACGCGCGGCGATGATGATGGCGGATGTGGCGTTGCTGCCGATTACGCCTTCCATCCTCGACCTGCGAAGCGTTCAGACGGCCACGAACACCCTTCGCTACGCCCAGCAGCTGAATGGCGGTCGCCCTGAGGGCGTCCTGATCCTGAACCGTATGAAGAGCCGGGATTCCATCAGCCGTGATCTGAAAGAAGCGGCGTTGTCGCTCGGAGTGACGGTCGCTCGGACGTCCGTTCGTGATCTCCAGGCGTTTCGTGACGCACCGCAGCAGGGGACCGTCGTGTCCCGCATGGGACGTCGCGCCGCGTCGTCCGCCGCCGAGATCGACGCGTTGTTCGATGAGCTCTTGGGTACACGTATCAGGAAATTGCAGGAACAAATGGTTGTGAACAGGGAGGTGGGAAATGGTTGA
- a CDS encoding DUF7249 family protein produces MDDTTYNGWTNYETWATALWLDNDAGSYAFWNAEARDCWEAAPASQHVRELGFSRGKAATLELGNRLKSAIHDQSPELGACLYSDLLWAALSEVQWFEIAEHYINELPHETAQERKGENDHG; encoded by the coding sequence ATGGACGACACGACCTACAACGGCTGGACGAACTACGAGACCTGGGCCACGGCGCTTTGGCTCGACAACGACGCGGGAAGTTACGCGTTCTGGAACGCGGAAGCCCGCGACTGCTGGGAGGCCGCTCCGGCCTCCCAGCATGTCCGGGAACTCGGTTTCTCACGCGGCAAAGCCGCAACCCTCGAACTCGGGAACCGGCTGAAGTCGGCCATCCACGATCAGAGCCCGGAACTCGGCGCGTGCCTGTATTCCGATCTGCTGTGGGCGGCCCTGTCCGAGGTCCAGTGGTTCGAGATCGCGGAGCACTACATCAACGAACTGCCACACGAAACCGCGCAGGAGCGGAAAGGAGAGAACGACCATGGATGA
- a CDS encoding vWA domain-containing protein, whose amino-acid sequence MSTHIPQRPSAGSPAKIAPRRFPTPGRRSTGHLLIVTGLLGLLAVGSAFSWMFYAQQQQLAALHLEQRTLQDSHAELERRRQETADRLDARTSELRERTEELDASRSQARSLTSDRDVALAAGRAAREATQRLAARALTQWSSLAPQLKTDPALCRDVWSHAQELAVAQGLDGTAAAEALKRLPASRTLPPGTRVTVLGLKRDAESWLMDVAVTGPRGELIGGLRRADFEVNHGERRLHAVTVSETNRSSGRVDIALLLDGSSSTTGAANEALKAAAIPFVEQLANPSRLKLWRFADTVEPLTPWTFDPDVHAAAIRTLTAKGGTPLYQAIRTAAEELRGRPGSRAIVLFTDGNDSSRQDSVDAVLTLCRQAEIPVHVVALQSRETNVDVLQRIASTTGGTYHAAAHPEQLIDEFQALARSFQRPVYQLRIDERLDVSPLTVRVGGLPAVSIPVETRQP is encoded by the coding sequence ATGTCCACGCATATTCCTCAACGCCCTTCAGCGGGCTCGCCCGCCAAGATCGCTCCTCGACGCTTCCCGACACCCGGGCGGCGATCGACGGGTCACCTCCTCATCGTGACCGGCCTCCTTGGTCTGCTTGCCGTGGGCTCCGCGTTCAGTTGGATGTTCTACGCTCAACAGCAACAACTGGCCGCCCTTCACCTGGAACAGCGGACGCTCCAGGACTCTCACGCCGAATTGGAACGACGGCGACAGGAGACCGCCGATCGCCTCGACGCTCGGACGTCCGAGCTTCGGGAGCGAACAGAGGAACTCGACGCGTCCCGATCCCAGGCCCGGTCACTGACGAGCGACCGCGACGTGGCCCTGGCCGCAGGCCGTGCCGCTCGCGAAGCCACACAGCGTCTGGCCGCACGAGCACTGACGCAGTGGTCGTCGCTCGCCCCCCAACTTAAGACCGATCCGGCCCTATGTCGCGACGTCTGGTCCCACGCTCAGGAACTCGCAGTGGCGCAGGGACTCGACGGCACGGCCGCAGCCGAGGCGCTGAAGCGGTTACCAGCCAGCCGGACGCTTCCGCCGGGGACTCGGGTGACAGTGCTGGGACTGAAACGCGATGCCGAATCGTGGCTGATGGATGTCGCAGTCACCGGTCCGCGAGGCGAGTTGATTGGCGGCCTGAGACGCGCGGATTTCGAGGTCAATCACGGTGAGCGACGGCTGCACGCCGTCACCGTGTCCGAGACGAATCGAAGCTCTGGGCGCGTCGACATTGCCCTGTTGCTCGACGGGTCATCCTCGACGACCGGAGCAGCCAACGAGGCGCTCAAGGCAGCCGCAATTCCTTTTGTCGAGCAGTTGGCGAATCCCTCACGGCTCAAACTGTGGCGGTTCGCCGACACCGTGGAACCGCTGACTCCGTGGACGTTCGATCCCGACGTTCATGCCGCGGCGATCCGAACGCTGACTGCCAAGGGTGGAACGCCGCTCTACCAGGCGATTCGAACGGCAGCCGAGGAACTGCGGGGAAGGCCAGGCTCACGGGCCATCGTCCTTTTCACAGATGGCAACGACAGCTCCCGGCAGGACTCCGTCGATGCGGTGCTGACACTCTGCCGCCAGGCGGAGATCCCCGTGCATGTCGTCGCTCTTCAAAGCCGTGAGACGAACGTCGACGTGCTCCAGCGCATCGCGTCAACAACGGGCGGCACGTATCACGCCGCCGCTCATCCGGAACAGCTGATCGACGAGTTTCAGGCTCTCGCCCGGTCATTCCAGCGGCCGGTTTATCAACTGCGGATCGACGAACGGCTTGACGTCTCGCCCCTGACGGTCCGCGTGGGCGGACTTCCCGCCGTCTCGATCCCCGTCGAAACGCGACAGCCGTGA
- a CDS encoding serine/threonine protein kinase, translating into MLTPAQLSDLAFRFDERLAVDPDELPIDLLPGSSQPVERSQAAALMLEIAAACHDYDLGWLHQCWTSSGLDVRPEDLIASLRNLFESRVEMRHGVAWSDIEVFGFPAEDLELSRPIDRAFLGQVLFGTWRLEERVASGGVAVVYRGVSLTDGSVAAVKIPRRGTDDKSDSEYADRIREEAAILKQVAGDGVPRRLDFQEAEFGPVLVIDWIDTEGGPGLPPHLDQGSQLRLIVQTARSLDRLHRQDLIHGDVKLENILVDRQQRVWLTDFNISRAAPPDQNTDGPLPGTLGMMSQESLVGVAADAGVSQDIYALGVLLYELIASRPFVRAASREEALVASILMGDVHEPEFPDETSELLKTICGTATTRHVDRRFATAVDFADTLEHYLEATLAKEMIPPPRRRLIAWQFGTSLGLCLTRLRTMQEAFAATRELDPSDKLPRPVRDRIGYGMGVALAAEDAQSAVERLSWELPSPPDIEGLRTAAYRAPHLRASDLPALEESLDAVEVWFRTLWRGIEQRITPEQPREALMATVALQSRFAPRSKTARATWRLLAEQTGLPEVIRASFAGRFDDLQEAEEWRSALMRLDYDVGKWLRYDEPADDVLPSRS; encoded by the coding sequence ATGCTGACACCGGCGCAGCTGTCCGATCTGGCTTTTCGTTTTGATGAACGACTGGCCGTCGATCCCGACGAGCTTCCGATCGATCTGCTGCCTGGTTCATCACAGCCAGTGGAGCGTTCGCAGGCCGCAGCCTTGATGTTGGAGATCGCGGCGGCCTGTCATGACTACGATCTCGGCTGGCTGCATCAGTGCTGGACGAGTTCAGGTCTCGATGTGAGACCTGAGGATCTGATCGCCAGCCTGAGAAATCTCTTTGAGTCCCGGGTCGAAATGCGACACGGTGTCGCATGGAGCGACATCGAAGTCTTTGGTTTCCCAGCGGAGGACCTTGAGCTCTCCCGTCCCATCGACCGGGCCTTCCTTGGACAAGTCCTTTTCGGAACTTGGCGTCTGGAGGAGCGAGTCGCCTCCGGCGGCGTGGCCGTCGTCTACCGAGGAGTGTCGTTGACGGATGGTTCCGTCGCCGCCGTCAAGATTCCACGGAGGGGAACGGATGACAAAAGCGATAGCGAGTATGCCGACCGGATTCGTGAGGAGGCGGCGATCCTGAAACAGGTCGCGGGAGACGGCGTGCCGCGGCGGCTCGATTTCCAGGAGGCGGAGTTCGGTCCAGTTCTCGTCATCGACTGGATCGATACGGAGGGCGGCCCAGGTCTTCCGCCGCATCTCGATCAGGGTTCACAGTTGAGGCTGATCGTCCAGACGGCTCGGTCTCTCGATCGACTTCACCGTCAAGATCTGATCCATGGAGACGTGAAACTCGAGAACATTCTGGTTGATCGGCAGCAGCGGGTGTGGCTCACCGATTTCAACATCAGCCGGGCTGCTCCCCCGGACCAGAACACCGACGGTCCGCTGCCAGGAACGCTCGGGATGATGAGCCAGGAATCCCTCGTCGGCGTCGCGGCTGACGCGGGGGTCTCACAGGACATCTACGCGTTGGGCGTCCTGTTGTACGAACTGATTGCCAGTCGTCCCTTCGTACGGGCCGCCAGTCGCGAAGAGGCCCTCGTCGCTTCGATTCTCATGGGCGACGTTCACGAACCCGAGTTCCCTGACGAAACGTCCGAGTTGCTAAAAACCATCTGCGGGACGGCGACAACACGGCACGTGGACCGGCGATTTGCAACAGCGGTCGATTTCGCCGACACGCTGGAACACTACCTTGAGGCAACGCTGGCCAAGGAAATGATTCCGCCCCCGCGTCGCCGACTGATTGCGTGGCAGTTTGGAACGTCGCTGGGGCTCTGTCTGACGCGGCTGCGAACCATGCAGGAGGCATTCGCGGCCACACGCGAACTCGATCCATCCGACAAGCTGCCAAGACCGGTGCGCGATCGGATCGGTTATGGGATGGGCGTCGCCCTGGCCGCAGAAGATGCCCAGAGCGCAGTCGAACGGCTGAGCTGGGAGCTGCCTTCGCCACCAGACATCGAGGGACTAAGAACGGCGGCGTATCGCGCTCCTCACCTGCGGGCCTCCGATCTTCCGGCACTGGAAGAGTCGCTCGATGCGGTCGAGGTTTGGTTCCGCACATTGTGGCGGGGTATCGAGCAGCGGATCACACCAGAGCAGCCACGAGAAGCCTTGATGGCGACGGTGGCGCTGCAGTCCCGATTTGCGCCGCGGTCGAAAACGGCCCGGGCGACGTGGCGGCTGTTGGCGGAGCAGACCGGTTTGCCGGAAGTGATTCGCGCGTCATTCGCGGGCCGGTTCGACGACCTCCAGGAGGCGGAGGAATGGCGGTCAGCCCTGATGCGACTCGACTATGACGTCGGCAAATGGTTGCGCTACGATGAACCGGCAGATGATGTGCTGCCGTCCCGCAGCTGA